The following proteins are co-located in the Campylobacter concisus genome:
- a CDS encoding O-acetylhomoserine aminocarboxypropyltransferase/cysteine synthase family protein, with the protein MRQETAAIHVGYDTNEGFGTMAVPIFQSTAYDFGSAETAAARFDLKDNGYIYTRLSNPTTDIFEKRVAALEGGAAAIATASGQSALFYSIINLAKAGDNIIIAKKIYGGTTVLFTHTLKRFGIEARVFDSDTADDLEDLIDDKTRAIFFETLSNPQISIPNIEKIVEIANKYGIISITDNTVPTPIIFQPLRHGVDVCVHSASKYMSGQGLSLAGVVVSANHLNEKLKGNKRYEHFNVPDASYHDIVYADMTDRFDIYTLRMRLAIVRDIGAVISPFNSWQLIQGLETLAVRVERHSQNALKVAKFLNSHKHIKSVAYPGLADNVDHAKAQKYFKDGMANGLFCFETDSFERAKKMLERVKLFKIVVNIGDTKSLITHPASTTHQQLSSEELIKAGITKELIRVSIGLENAEDLIADLAQALE; encoded by the coding sequence ATGAGGCAAGAAACCGCTGCGATCCACGTAGGCTACGATACAAACGAGGGCTTTGGCACGATGGCTGTGCCTATTTTTCAAAGCACAGCTTATGACTTCGGAAGTGCCGAGACAGCAGCTGCTAGGTTTGATCTAAAAGATAACGGCTACATCTACACAAGACTTAGCAACCCAACGACAGATATCTTTGAAAAAAGAGTCGCTGCACTTGAGGGCGGAGCCGCTGCGATAGCGACTGCAAGCGGTCAGTCAGCTTTGTTTTACAGCATCATAAATTTAGCCAAAGCAGGCGATAACATTATCATTGCCAAAAAAATTTATGGCGGCACGACGGTGCTTTTTACGCACACGCTAAAGAGATTTGGCATAGAGGCCAGAGTCTTTGACAGCGACACGGCTGATGATCTGGAGGACTTGATAGATGATAAAACGAGGGCTATATTTTTTGAAACGCTCTCAAATCCGCAAATTTCTATCCCAAATATAGAAAAAATCGTAGAAATCGCAAACAAATATGGCATCATCAGCATCACCGATAACACCGTGCCAACGCCTATCATCTTTCAGCCACTTCGCCACGGTGTCGATGTTTGTGTGCATAGTGCTAGCAAATATATGAGCGGTCAGGGTCTTAGCCTAGCAGGTGTTGTTGTAAGCGCAAATCACCTAAACGAAAAGCTAAAAGGCAACAAGAGATATGAGCACTTTAACGTCCCAGACGCGAGCTATCACGACATCGTATATGCTGATATGACGGATCGTTTTGACATCTACACGCTAAGAATGAGGCTTGCCATCGTGCGCGACATCGGCGCTGTGATATCTCCGTTTAACTCTTGGCAGCTCATACAAGGACTTGAAACGCTTGCTGTTAGGGTTGAGAGACACTCGCAAAACGCCCTAAAAGTGGCTAAATTTCTAAACTCTCACAAACATATAAAAAGTGTGGCATACCCAGGGCTTGCCGACAACGTAGATCACGCAAAGGCACAAAAATACTTTAAAGACGGTATGGCAAATGGACTATTTTGCTTTGAGACTGATAGCTTTGAGCGCGCAAAAAAGATGCTAGAGCGCGTAAAACTCTTTAAGATCGTGGTAAATATCGGCGATACAAAGTCACTCATCACGCATCCAGCCTCGACAACTCACCAGCAACTAAGCAGCGAAGAGCTTATAAAAGCTGGCATCACAAAAGAGCTAATAAGAGTTAGCATAGGCCTTGAAAATGCTGAGGATCTAATAGCCGATCTAGCCCAAGCCTTAGAATAA
- a CDS encoding polyprenyl synthetase family protein: protein MDKIDEIMSKFISELGYKEAFEMFLKISSGKKLRSKLLLKIAGESEISLKLCAIIELIHLASLLHDDVIDEANIRRGKPSINALFGSKNSVMLGDILYSKAYFELTKFDPNIATIISDAVSKLSIGEMMDVKMAEKFNENEQEYLKMIYYKTAVLIEATAICGAKLAGKDSKKFGIYGKNLGLAFQIVDDILDITQDEKTLGKPALNDFVEGKTTLPYIYLYKSLDEAGKAKLSSLWSKKLNAGEISWLKEEFIKTNSLQKAVNEAKRLGAEAIEAIKEYKNAELEGIIKSMIDREF, encoded by the coding sequence ATGGATAAAATCGATGAAATAATGAGCAAATTTATAAGCGAGCTTGGCTACAAAGAGGCGTTTGAGATGTTTTTAAAGATAAGCTCTGGCAAAAAGCTGCGCTCAAAACTTCTTTTAAAGATCGCAGGAGAGAGCGAAATTTCACTTAAACTTTGCGCTATCATCGAGCTTATCCACCTTGCAAGCTTACTTCATGACGACGTCATAGACGAGGCAAATATAAGACGCGGCAAGCCAAGCATAAACGCACTTTTTGGCAGCAAAAACTCAGTCATGCTAGGCGACATCCTCTACTCAAAGGCTTATTTTGAGCTTACAAAATTTGATCCAAATATCGCAACTATCATCTCAGACGCAGTCAGCAAGCTAAGTATCGGCGAGATGATGGACGTGAAAATGGCTGAAAAATTTAATGAAAACGAGCAAGAATACCTGAAAATGATCTACTATAAAACAGCTGTTTTGATAGAAGCCACGGCAATTTGCGGGGCAAAGCTAGCTGGCAAAGATAGCAAGAAATTTGGAATTTATGGCAAAAATTTAGGTCTTGCGTTTCAGATCGTTGATGACATCTTAGACATCACTCAAGATGAAAAAACGCTTGGCAAACCAGCGCTTAATGACTTTGTCGAGGGCAAAACGACACTTCCTTACATTTATCTTTATAAGAGCTTAGACGAAGCTGGCAAGGCAAAGCTTAGTTCGCTTTGGTCAAAGAAGCTAAATGCGGGCGAAATTTCATGGCTAAAAGAGGAATTTATTAAGACAAATTCGCTTCAAAAAGCAGTAAATGAAGCAAAAAGGCTTGGAGCTGAAGCGATAGAAGCGATAAAAGAGTATAAAAATGCCGAGCTTGAAGGGATCATAAAAAGCATGATAGATAGGGAATTTTAA
- the hemA gene encoding glutamyl-tRNA reductase translates to MHYLDISFTYKNTDISVREKLAFDSDEKKEQILKLLRSNKSINECMVLNTCNRVEIIASVSDLESATTHAFRCMSVFSGVFEDELYERADIYEDSGAVHHLFAVASSLDSLVVGETQIVGQLKNAFKFAYDSSACGEQISKIIHYACKCAAKVRNETQISKNPISVSSVAVAKAKEIFGTLEGKTAIVVGAGEMGELAAKHLISSGAEVIIINRSSERVEQLVDSLGDNASWDSILKLKEYVNNYDLIFSSTAAPHAIITNAIIEPREFHRYFFDIAVPRDIDLINTEFISVYTVDSLEEIVRKNLALREEQAQKAYSIVGQGTSEFLKILKEDMSVPLIKSIRKQAEICAKNELEKAIKKGYLKHSDYEEAQKLIHQVFKAFLHQPTMKLKSLADEERSSELSNGVRFLFDIKEEQNFQVGDIDEI, encoded by the coding sequence ATGCACTATTTAGATATAAGTTTTACGTATAAAAATACTGATATTTCAGTTAGAGAAAAGCTTGCATTTGATAGCGATGAGAAAAAAGAGCAAATTTTAAAACTACTAAGATCAAACAAAAGTATAAACGAATGCATGGTTTTAAACACATGCAACCGAGTTGAGATAATTGCAAGCGTTAGTGATCTAGAAAGTGCAACGACGCATGCGTTTAGGTGTATGTCTGTATTTTCAGGTGTTTTTGAAGATGAGCTTTATGAGAGGGCTGATATTTATGAAGATAGCGGAGCCGTGCACCACCTCTTTGCCGTGGCAAGCTCGCTTGATAGCCTAGTCGTCGGCGAAACGCAGATCGTTGGTCAGTTAAAAAATGCCTTTAAATTTGCTTACGATAGCTCAGCTTGCGGCGAACAAATCAGTAAAATCATCCATTATGCATGCAAATGTGCTGCTAAAGTTAGAAATGAAACTCAAATTTCTAAAAATCCGATCTCTGTTTCAAGTGTGGCTGTGGCAAAAGCAAAAGAAATTTTTGGCACGCTTGAAGGAAAAACTGCTATAGTCGTAGGAGCTGGCGAGATGGGCGAGCTAGCAGCAAAACACCTAATCTCAAGTGGTGCAGAAGTCATCATTATAAATAGAAGCTCCGAGCGTGTTGAGCAGCTAGTTGATAGCCTTGGGGACAACGCTAGCTGGGATAGCATTTTAAAATTAAAAGAGTATGTAAATAATTATGATCTAATATTTTCAAGCACCGCAGCCCCGCACGCGATCATCACAAACGCCATAATCGAACCAAGAGAATTTCATAGATACTTTTTTGATATTGCCGTGCCAAGGGATATTGATCTTATAAATACAGAATTTATTAGTGTCTATACGGTCGATAGTTTAGAGGAGATAGTAAGGAAAAATTTAGCTCTAAGAGAGGAGCAAGCACAAAAAGCTTATTCGATCGTAGGTCAAGGCACAAGTGAATTTCTAAAAATTTTAAAAGAAGATATGAGTGTGCCACTCATAAAATCGATCCGCAAACAAGCTGAAATTTGCGCTAAAAATGAGCTAGAAAAAGCGATAAAAAAAGGATATTTAAAACATAGTGATTATGAGGAGGCACAAAAGCTCATTCATCAAGTTTTTAAAGCCTTCTTGCATCAGCCAACGATGAAGCTAAAAAGCCTTGCGGACGAGGAGAGATCTAGCGAGCTTTCAAATGGAGTTAGATTTTTATTTGATATAAAAGAAGAGCAAAATTTTCAAGTGGGAGATATAGATGAGATTTAG
- a CDS encoding ArsS family sensor histidine kinase, translating into MPRSSIFITITFIFALALVSIFLAFLWLMGFDKQNYTRELNNKYSNVARTNLFYMGGIINKAQYDRQLSNIDMPEITAKNEKEEILKNAAVLEEISSDLGSSAILLYDKHHYLRIEHLDELKLLMDKEFQPYRYEVIKAVFLVVAVILLGAYIFVIYKIKPLRKLKRQIVKFANGELDGVQNVGNGKDEISEVSEAFYEAVCQIKALNDSRHLFLRNIMHELKTPITKGLIAAQMIEKSKNQERLISVFHKLENLINELAAIEQITSKIGLSNKTPCFMRDLIDEAIDIAMVEKECVGISELDEVRVLVDFKLFSVAIKNMIDNGIKYSTDKHVNIVVSKDHMKFITQGEKLKNDLDFYIQPFIKGEDTQKSFGLGLYIVSNILDAHGLKFRYEYKNGMNVFVFENLQDIIVT; encoded by the coding sequence ATGCCAAGATCGTCTATTTTTATAACCATAACTTTTATCTTTGCCCTTGCTCTCGTTTCGATATTTCTAGCTTTTTTATGGCTCATGGGCTTTGATAAGCAAAACTATACAAGAGAGCTAAATAACAAATACTCAAACGTTGCTAGGACAAATTTATTTTATATGGGTGGCATCATAAATAAAGCTCAGTATGACCGTCAGCTCTCAAACATCGATATGCCAGAGATCACAGCTAAAAACGAAAAAGAAGAAATTTTAAAAAATGCAGCCGTTTTAGAAGAAATTTCAAGCGATCTAGGTTCAAGTGCGATCTTGCTTTATGACAAGCATCATTACTTAAGGATTGAGCATTTAGACGAGCTAAAACTTTTAATGGATAAGGAATTTCAGCCTTATAGATACGAGGTGATAAAGGCTGTTTTTCTGGTGGTTGCGGTCATTTTGCTAGGTGCTTACATTTTTGTCATATATAAGATAAAACCACTTAGAAAGCTAAAGCGTCAGATTGTGAAATTTGCAAATGGCGAGCTTGATGGCGTACAAAATGTCGGCAATGGCAAGGATGAAATTTCTGAAGTTTCAGAGGCATTTTATGAGGCGGTTTGTCAGATCAAGGCGCTTAATGACTCAAGGCACCTTTTCTTAAGAAATATAATGCACGAGCTAAAAACTCCTATCACAAAAGGTCTAATAGCCGCTCAAATGATAGAAAAAAGTAAAAATCAAGAGAGGCTGATCTCTGTCTTTCACAAGCTTGAAAATTTGATAAACGAACTTGCAGCGATAGAGCAGATAACATCAAAAATAGGACTTAGTAATAAAACGCCATGTTTTATGAGGGATCTTATCGATGAGGCAATCGATATAGCCATGGTTGAAAAAGAGTGTGTTGGTATCAGTGAGCTTGATGAGGTTAGGGTGCTTGTTGATTTCAAGCTATTTTCAGTTGCTATAAAAAATATGATAGATAATGGTATAAAGTACTCAACTGATAAGCATGTAAATATCGTTGTTAGCAAGGATCATATGAAATTTATAACCCAAGGTGAGAAGCTAAAAAATGATCTTGACTTTTATATCCAGCCATTTATCAAAGGAGAGGATACGCAAAAGAGTTTTGGACTAGGCTTATATATAGTTAGCAATATACTTGATGCTCATGGACTCAAATTTAGATACGAATATAAAAACGGAATGAATGTCTTTGTTTTTGAAAATTTACAAGATATAATAGTGACTTAA
- a CDS encoding potassium/proton antiporter, with translation MENLLLFFAVLLITSILLSKISDKFGIPSLIIFLGVGMLAGSDGLLGVNFDDQVIAQNVGMLALIFILYAGGLDTDFVSIKPIFGRGLALATLGVFLTALAIAPVAKYLLDFTWAEAFLLGSIISSTDAAAVFAILRAKKISLKNRIAPLLELESGSNDPMAIFLTMTIIQMISLNSTPTASEWAITLVKQFGIGIAMGYLFGVTLPAIFNRLRLKSWGLYPVFSIAWILLLYTLCFKVGGNGYLAVYIAGIFINKKEFSHKKNLVGFHDGIAWTMQIVVFLTLGLLVNPSELPATALMALVLALWLMFFARPLGVFASLAFSKFKINEQIFISWVGLRGVVPVVLATYVYVDGVRDADMIFNIIFFMVLISILIQGMSLGFAADKFKVKESEQEDVKAVENSPILSYTLRQHTIHYGSKLIGKDLAQLELPTEFLIILIKRKNEYQKPTGSTIFEENDLLLIQCENQVLYQDTIKYLTY, from the coding sequence TTGGAGAATTTACTACTATTTTTTGCAGTTTTGCTTATAACTAGCATTCTTTTAAGTAAGATCTCTGATAAATTTGGAATTCCATCTTTAATAATATTTTTAGGTGTTGGTATGCTGGCTGGCTCAGACGGGCTGCTTGGCGTAAATTTTGATGACCAAGTAATCGCTCAAAATGTTGGCATGCTAGCACTCATATTTATACTTTATGCTGGTGGGCTAGATACTGATTTTGTATCGATTAAGCCGATTTTTGGTAGAGGTTTGGCTCTTGCTACACTTGGTGTTTTTTTAACCGCACTAGCTATCGCTCCAGTAGCAAAATATCTGCTTGATTTTACTTGGGCAGAGGCATTTTTGCTAGGTTCTATCATCTCTTCGACAGATGCGGCAGCAGTATTTGCCATACTAAGAGCTAAGAAAATTTCACTTAAAAATAGAATTGCACCATTGCTTGAGTTAGAATCTGGCTCAAACGATCCAATGGCGATATTTTTAACTATGACCATTATTCAAATGATCTCGCTAAATAGTACACCGACAGCATCTGAGTGGGCTATTACGCTTGTTAAGCAGTTTGGTATAGGTATTGCCATGGGCTATTTGTTTGGCGTAACTTTGCCAGCTATCTTTAATAGACTTCGCCTAAAAAGCTGGGGCCTTTATCCAGTTTTTTCTATTGCTTGGATATTGCTTTTATACACACTTTGCTTTAAGGTTGGCGGCAACGGTTACCTGGCTGTTTATATAGCTGGAATTTTTATAAATAAAAAAGAGTTTTCTCACAAGAAAAATTTGGTCGGTTTTCATGACGGTATCGCTTGGACGATGCAGATAGTTGTCTTTTTGACGCTTGGTCTTTTGGTAAATCCTTCCGAGCTTCCAGCAACGGCACTAATGGCGCTTGTTTTGGCCTTATGGCTTATGTTTTTTGCAAGGCCACTTGGTGTTTTTGCATCGCTTGCATTTTCAAAATTTAAGATAAATGAGCAAATTTTTATCTCTTGGGTTGGGCTAAGAGGCGTTGTGCCAGTTGTGCTAGCTACCTATGTTTATGTCGATGGCGTACGTGATGCGGATATGATTTTTAACATTATATTTTTTATGGTTTTGATTTCTATTTTGATACAAGGTATGTCACTTGGCTTTGCAGCTGATAAATTTAAAGTCAAAGAGAGCGAGCAAGAGGATGTTAAGGCAGTAGAAAACTCTCCTATCTTAAGCTACACACTTCGTCAGCATACCATTCACTATGGTTCAAAACTAATTGGCAAAGATTTGGCTCAGCTTGAGCTTCCAACTGAGTTTTTAATCATCCTAATAAAGCGTAAAAACGAGTATCAAAAGCCGACTGGCTCAACAATCTTTGAAGAAAATGACCTGTTACTGATACAATGCGAAAATCAAGTGCTTTATCAAGATACGATTAAGTATTTGACTTATTAA
- a CDS encoding HAD family hydrolase, whose amino-acid sequence MKVVIFDMDGTVIDSGEAIYKTVNEVRDELNLPPLEKEFIIKAINEPGRNLPLEFYGIDTPSRSLKEGFEEKFKKFYDECATTYDGVKELLQKCRDAHYKVVLASNAPHDTLEKILKKNEIYELFDEVIGASKEIPQKPDPAMLHLAVSKTGANKAIFVGDSLKDELAAKNANIPFLQVSWGFGEESKTATYNAKNVSEAWEIILNF is encoded by the coding sequence TTGAAAGTAGTTATTTTCGATATGGACGGTACGGTGATAGATAGTGGCGAGGCGATATATAAAACGGTAAATGAAGTAAGAGATGAGCTAAATTTGCCGCCACTTGAAAAAGAATTTATCATAAAAGCGATCAATGAACCAGGTAGAAATTTGCCCCTTGAGTTTTACGGCATCGACACGCCAAGTAGGAGCTTAAAAGAGGGATTTGAGGAGAAATTTAAGAAATTTTACGATGAGTGCGCGACTACCTATGATGGCGTAAAAGAGCTTTTGCAAAAGTGCAGAGATGCTCACTACAAAGTCGTTTTGGCAAGCAATGCACCACACGATACGCTAGAGAAAATTTTAAAGAAAAATGAAATTTATGAGCTATTTGACGAGGTTATCGGCGCTAGCAAAGAGATACCGCAAAAGCCAGATCCTGCGATGCTTCACCTAGCTGTTAGTAAAACTGGAGCTAATAAGGCGATCTTTGTTGGAGATAGCCTAAAAGACGAGCTAGCTGCCAAAAATGCAAATATACCTTTCTTGCAAGTTAGCTGGGGATTTGGCGAGGAGAGTAAAACTGCAACTTATAACGCTAAAAATGTCAGCGAGGCGTGGGAGATAATATTAAATTTTTAA
- a CDS encoding proline--tRNA ligase, which yields MRFSKFYAPTTKEAPKDASLPSHKFLIRGGFVEQIGSGLYNYLPLGKIMHEKISRIAREEMDEAGALEVNFSVVTSGELWKQSGRYNVFGKELLRFKDRKENDFVISPTNEEAAVALVRGKVTSYKQLPLNLYQINTKFRDEARPRFGLLRGREFTMKDAYSFHSSKEDLKREFDLMEATYSKIFTRLGLNFRAVEADSGAIGGSGSKEFMVLASNGEDDILCCEACKYAANIEAARRKARTTDAEAPEADAARFKTPDTKTIKGVAEFFKVSEFYCIKAVIKKAIYEDKEEVVVFFVRGDDELQETKAQNACKALELVDASEEEIIRAGLVAGFCGPVGLKDVKFYIDNELKGANNMICGANEKDYHFVGVSVSGFNEERFKGLVKVKEGDKCPECGGNLKLSKGIEVGHIFQLGDKYSAAMNATYLDENGKAKPFLMGCYGIGISRLIAVMIEASHDEKGCIWKKECAPFDVEIIISNLKDEEGAKFAFELYESLKKAGVSVIIDDRNERFGVKMNDFELIGFPYALLVGKEFANGKVEFITRDGLSKETIGANEAFKKIKESL from the coding sequence ATGAGATTTAGTAAATTTTATGCACCAACGACCAAAGAAGCACCAAAAGACGCCTCTTTACCAAGTCATAAATTTTTAATAAGAGGTGGATTTGTCGAGCAGATAGGCTCTGGTCTTTATAACTATCTACCGCTTGGAAAGATCATGCATGAGAAAATTTCTCGCATCGCGCGAGAGGAGATGGATGAGGCTGGAGCGCTAGAGGTGAACTTTAGCGTGGTTACTTCAGGCGAGCTTTGGAAGCAAAGTGGACGTTACAATGTCTTTGGCAAGGAGCTTTTACGCTTTAAAGATAGAAAAGAAAATGACTTTGTTATAAGCCCTACAAACGAAGAGGCAGCCGTTGCTTTGGTACGTGGCAAGGTGACTAGCTATAAGCAGCTACCGCTAAATTTATACCAGATAAATACTAAATTTCGTGACGAAGCAAGACCACGCTTTGGCTTGCTAAGAGGACGAGAATTTACAATGAAAGATGCTTATAGCTTTCACTCAAGCAAAGAGGATCTAAAGCGTGAGTTTGACCTTATGGAGGCAACTTATAGTAAAATTTTCACTCGTTTGGGGTTAAATTTTAGAGCTGTTGAGGCTGATAGTGGAGCTATCGGCGGTAGCGGCAGTAAAGAATTTATGGTGCTTGCAAGTAATGGCGAAGATGACATCCTTTGCTGTGAGGCTTGCAAATACGCTGCAAATATAGAGGCTGCTAGAAGAAAAGCTAGAACAACCGATGCTGAAGCGCCAGAGGCTGACGCGGCTAGATTTAAAACGCCAGATACAAAGACTATAAAAGGTGTGGCAGAATTTTTCAAAGTTAGCGAGTTTTACTGCATAAAAGCTGTTATTAAAAAAGCTATTTATGAAGACAAAGAAGAAGTTGTGGTCTTTTTTGTAAGGGGCGATGACGAGCTTCAAGAGACAAAGGCACAAAACGCTTGCAAGGCACTTGAGCTTGTCGATGCTAGCGAAGAAGAGATTATAAGAGCTGGGCTTGTGGCTGGATTTTGCGGACCAGTTGGGCTAAAAGATGTGAAATTTTACATAGACAACGAGCTAAAAGGCGCAAATAATATGATATGTGGTGCCAACGAAAAGGATTACCACTTTGTTGGCGTTAGCGTTAGCGGATTTAACGAAGAGAGATTTAAAGGCCTTGTAAAGGTAAAAGAGGGCGATAAATGCCCAGAGTGTGGCGGAAATTTAAAACTTAGTAAGGGCATAGAAGTCGGTCATATCTTTCAGCTAGGCGATAAATATTCAGCTGCGATGAATGCGACATATCTTGATGAAAACGGTAAGGCTAAGCCATTTTTGATGGGCTGCTACGGCATTGGCATAAGCAGGCTTATCGCTGTAATGATAGAGGCTAGCCACGATGAGAAGGGCTGCATCTGGAAAAAAGAGTGCGCGCCGTTTGATGTGGAGATCATCATCTCAAATTTAAAAGACGAAGAGGGCGCAAAATTTGCATTTGAGCTTTATGAGAGCCTTAAAAAAGCTGGCGTTAGCGTCATCATTGACGATAGAAACGAGAGATTTGGCGTTAAGATGAATGATTTTGAACTCATCGGCTTTCCTTATGCGCTGCTTGTGGGTAAAGAATTTGCAAATGGCAAGGTCGAGTTTATAACAAGAGATGGTTTAAGTAAAGAAACGATCGGCGCAAATGAAGCCTTTAAAAAGATAAAAGAAAGCTTATGA
- the hemC gene encoding hydroxymethylbilane synthase, translated as MKEIKIATRKSILALWQSEHIKDRIEAQHKGMKVVLEGMKTKGDVILDTPLAKIGGKGLFTKELEDSMLKGETDIAVHSLKDVPVVFPKGLRLAAICSREDTRDAMISEKFAKFSDLPHGAKVGTTSLRRKMQLLIMRPDLEIISLRGNVQTRLRKLKEGEFDAIILAMAGINRLNIKTEVAHIYTFGFDEMIPAMGQGALGIEARDEKKILDEISFLNDENAVIETTIERDFVSVLEGGCQVPIGISARLKGDEISIDAIVGLPDGSEFIKDSLKTSKDKFQSVGKELAHKFIEKGAKELLKRAEEMA; from the coding sequence ATGAAAGAGATAAAAATAGCAACTAGAAAGAGTATCTTAGCGCTTTGGCAAAGCGAGCATATCAAGGATAGGATCGAGGCGCAGCACAAGGGCATGAAGGTCGTGCTAGAGGGCATGAAGACAAAGGGCGACGTGATCCTTGATACACCACTGGCCAAGATCGGTGGCAAGGGGCTTTTTACAAAAGAGCTTGAAGATAGCATGCTAAAAGGCGAGACTGACATCGCAGTGCATAGCCTAAAAGACGTGCCAGTAGTCTTTCCAAAAGGGCTTAGACTAGCGGCCATTTGCTCACGCGAGGATACTAGAGATGCGATGATAAGTGAGAAATTTGCTAAATTTAGCGACCTGCCGCACGGTGCAAAGGTTGGCACAACGAGCTTGCGCCGCAAGATGCAGCTACTTATCATGAGGCCTGATCTTGAGATTATCTCGCTTCGTGGAAATGTGCAAACTAGACTTAGAAAGCTAAAAGAGGGCGAATTCGACGCGATTATTTTGGCGATGGCTGGCATAAATCGCTTAAATATCAAGACTGAAGTGGCACATATCTATACATTTGGCTTTGACGAGATGATACCTGCGATGGGGCAGGGTGCTCTTGGGATAGAAGCCAGAGATGAGAAGAAAATTTTAGATGAGATCTCTTTTTTAAATGATGAAAATGCAGTCATAGAAACGACCATAGAGCGTGACTTTGTAAGCGTTTTGGAGGGCGGCTGCCAAGTGCCAATAGGCATAAGTGCAAGGCTAAAAGGTGATGAAATTTCTATTGATGCGATCGTTGGTCTGCCTGATGGAAGCGAGTTTATAAAAGATAGCTTAAAGACTAGCAAAGATAAATTTCAAAGCGTTGGCAAGGAGCTAGCTCATAAATTTATAGAAAAAGGGGCAAAAGAGCTTTTAAAACGCGCTGAAGAGATGGCGTAA
- a CDS encoding DUF2018 family protein has product MIDIFEGSARDKFYDILFNANAVLVKNEIDKIFEKFVAMSELCEKHGVSEDEIRNFIASEQDKIYNGVNDLYIELSGEILSQNE; this is encoded by the coding sequence ATGATAGATATATTTGAGGGCAGTGCGAGGGATAAATTTTATGACATTTTGTTTAACGCAAATGCCGTTTTAGTTAAAAACGAGATAGATAAAATTTTTGAAAAATTTGTGGCTATGAGTGAGCTTTGTGAAAAGCATGGCGTTAGTGAAGATGAGATCAGAAATTTTATAGCCTCAGAGCAAGATAAAATTTATAACGGAGTAAATGACCTATATATCGAGCTTAGTGGAGAAATTTTAAGCCAAAATGAGTAA
- a CDS encoding FxsA family protein, whose translation MRFFAFLFFLIEAIFIYLFVDKFGFLNYFLEVLVSGFVGIALLLNAGFSSLNSPQVAFKSFLGGNLFSQLGLSFGGMLLFLPGILTDIFGIAVVVFSLIFKKNAAKNESYQEFKFQNFSEQSAKKDDGEIIDVEVIEEPKRVN comes from the coding sequence ATGAGATTTTTCGCATTTTTGTTTTTTTTGATAGAAGCGATATTTATCTATCTTTTTGTTGATAAATTTGGCTTTTTAAACTATTTTCTCGAGGTGCTAGTCTCTGGATTTGTAGGCATTGCACTTCTTTTAAATGCTGGATTTTCTAGTTTAAATTCGCCTCAAGTGGCGTTTAAGAGCTTTCTTGGCGGAAATTTATTTAGTCAGCTAGGGCTTAGTTTTGGCGGAATGCTTTTATTTTTGCCAGGAATTTTAACAGATATTTTTGGTATAGCCGTAGTCGTTTTTTCTTTGATATTTAAAAAAAATGCAGCCAAAAACGAGAGCTATCAGGAGTTTAAATTTCAAAATTTTAGTGAGCAGAGTGCTAAAAAAGATGATGGCGAGATCATCGACGTTGAGGTTATCGAAGAGCCAAAAAGAGTAAATTAG